A region from the Nonlabens sp. YIK11 genome encodes:
- a CDS encoding nucleotide sugar dehydrogenase yields the protein MQRKIAIIGLGYVGLPLARLFATKFPVVGFDINKARVAELNSGHDSTLEVEDDILQKALKTSNDDHNGLFCTADLEQISECNYYVVTVPTPVDKNNRPMLTPLYKSSESVGSVLKKGDIVVYESTVYPGVTEEECVPVLERVSGLTFNKDFFVGYSPERINPGDKEHTVDKILKVTSGSTPEIGIKVDALYKEVITAGTHLAPTIKVAEAAKVIENSQRDINIAFVNELAKIFNKLDINTHDVLEAAGTKWNFLPFKPGLVGGHCIGVDPYYLAQKAQEVGYHPEIILAGRRMNDSMGGYVASEVVKLMLSKNIAVKGSKALVLGITFKEDCPDVRNTKVIDVISNLKEFGIDVTIFDPLANPDEVEQEYGERNIKKLGSQTYDAIVLAVSHKEFMTLNLKNYCKETAVIYDVKGVLGDRADKKL from the coding sequence ATGCAAAGAAAAATCGCCATAATAGGATTGGGCTACGTTGGATTACCTCTAGCTCGTTTATTTGCCACTAAATTTCCAGTAGTAGGTTTTGATATCAACAAAGCTCGAGTCGCTGAATTAAACTCAGGCCATGACAGTACTCTGGAAGTGGAAGATGACATCCTGCAAAAAGCGTTGAAGACTTCTAATGATGATCATAATGGGTTGTTTTGTACGGCAGACCTAGAACAAATTTCAGAATGCAACTATTATGTGGTCACCGTTCCCACTCCAGTAGATAAAAACAACAGACCCATGCTTACACCTTTATACAAATCCAGTGAAAGCGTTGGGTCTGTACTGAAAAAGGGAGATATCGTTGTTTATGAATCTACGGTTTATCCTGGAGTTACAGAGGAAGAGTGTGTCCCAGTTTTGGAGCGAGTAAGTGGTTTGACCTTCAATAAAGATTTCTTTGTGGGGTACTCACCAGAGCGCATCAATCCGGGTGACAAGGAACATACTGTAGATAAAATTTTAAAGGTCACTTCAGGTTCTACACCTGAAATAGGGATTAAAGTAGACGCTTTATATAAAGAAGTCATTACTGCAGGAACACACCTAGCTCCTACGATCAAAGTAGCCGAAGCAGCCAAGGTGATCGAAAATTCACAGCGTGATATCAACATCGCTTTTGTCAATGAGCTGGCTAAGATCTTCAATAAACTTGACATCAATACACATGATGTTTTGGAAGCTGCCGGGACTAAATGGAATTTTCTTCCTTTTAAACCTGGATTGGTAGGTGGGCACTGTATAGGTGTAGACCCGTATTATTTAGCACAAAAAGCTCAAGAAGTTGGATACCATCCAGAAATTATCTTGGCCGGCAGGCGCATGAACGACAGTATGGGAGGTTATGTGGCAAGTGAGGTTGTCAAGTTGATGCTTTCTAAAAACATAGCGGTCAAGGGGTCTAAGGCCTTAGTATTGGGTATTACCTTCAAAGAGGACTGCCCGGATGTTAGGAATACAAAGGTGATTGATGTCATTTCTAACCTCAAAGAATTCGGTATTGATGTGACGATTTTTGACCCTTTAGCTAACCCTGATGAGGTCGAGCAGGAATATGGAGAGCGGAACATTAAGAAGCTGGGATCTCAAACATATGATGCCATTGTATTGGCAGTCTCACATAAAGAATTTATGACTTTGAACCTAAAAAATTATTGCAAGGAAACTGCCGTAATTTATGATGTGAAAGGAGTTTTGGGGGATCGAGCCGATAAGAAATTATAA
- a CDS encoding SDR family oxidoreductase: MKILITGVAGFIGSNLAEYFLEKGDEVVGLDNFATGHFHNIGPLQKMDGFSFIEGDIRDLNTCKQAVKGCDYVLHQAALGSVPRSIKDPITSNEVNVGGFLNMLVACKDAGVKKMVYAASSSTYGDSAALPKVEDVIGKPLSPYAITKYVNELYADVFYKTYGLNTVGLRYFNVFGRKQDPNGAYAAVIPLFTKNLMNKQSPNINGDGTYSRDFTYIDNVIQANEKAMLSTHPNAVNTVFNVAYGDRTDLNLLVDLLRDSLSKFDPEIAKVTTTYGPNRAGDIPHSLASIEKARTILGYDPQFTIQHGIDEAVKWYWNNL; encoded by the coding sequence GCCGAGTACTTTTTAGAAAAAGGCGATGAGGTCGTTGGTCTGGATAATTTTGCGACTGGGCATTTTCACAATATTGGGCCTTTACAAAAAATGGATGGTTTCTCTTTTATAGAGGGAGATATTAGAGATTTGAATACCTGTAAGCAAGCAGTGAAAGGTTGCGATTATGTGTTGCATCAAGCCGCGTTAGGAAGTGTTCCGAGATCCATTAAGGATCCGATCACCTCAAATGAGGTAAATGTTGGTGGTTTCCTGAATATGTTGGTTGCTTGCAAGGATGCCGGAGTTAAGAAAATGGTCTATGCTGCAAGTAGCTCTACTTATGGAGATTCTGCTGCATTACCTAAGGTTGAGGACGTCATAGGAAAGCCTTTATCTCCTTACGCGATCACCAAATATGTGAATGAATTGTATGCCGATGTTTTTTATAAAACCTATGGCTTAAATACGGTAGGTCTACGATACTTTAATGTATTCGGTCGCAAGCAAGACCCTAATGGAGCCTATGCTGCCGTTATCCCTTTGTTTACCAAGAATCTAATGAACAAGCAATCGCCTAATATCAATGGCGATGGTACTTATTCGCGAGACTTTACCTATATCGATAACGTGATTCAGGCGAACGAGAAGGCGATGCTCTCCACACATCCTAATGCTGTCAATACAGTTTTTAATGTAGCCTATGGAGATCGTACTGACCTTAATTTATTGGTGGATTTATTACGAGACAGCTTGTCAAAATTTGATCCAGAAATCGCAAAGGTCACCACTACATACGGGCCCAACAGAGCTGGTGACATCCCACATTCCCTTGCATCCATTGAAAAAGCCCGAACCATTTTAGGTTACGATCCACAATTTACTATACAGCACGGAATCGATGAGGCTGTAAAATGGTATTGGAATAATCTTTAA